The Prionailurus viverrinus isolate Anna chromosome B2, UM_Priviv_1.0, whole genome shotgun sequence genome contains the following window.
GGAGAAGTCACCTGCCAAGAAGAAGGCGACCAAGAAAGCTGCGGGCGGTGGCGCGGCTAAACGCAAGGCCACCGGCCCCCCGGTGTCAGAGCTGATCACCAAGGCGGTCGCCGCCTCCAAGGAGCGCAACGGCCTCTCCCTGGCCGCGCTCAAGAAGGCGCTGGCGGCCGCCGGCTACGACGTGGAGAAGAACAACAGCCGCATCAAGCTGGGCCTCAAGAGCCTGGTGAGCAAGGGCACCCTGGTGCAGACCAAGGGCACCGGCGCCTCGGGCTCGTTCAAGCTCAACAAGAAGGCGGCCTCCGGGGAGGCCAAGCCTAAAGCCAAGAAGGCGGGCGCGGCGAAGGCCAAGAAGCCCTCCGGGGCCACCCCCAAGAAGCCAAAGAAGGCTGCGGGAGCCAAGAAGGCGGTGAAGAAAACTCCGAAGAAGGCGAAGAAGCCCGCGGCTGCCGGGGTCAAGAAGGTGGCCAAGAGCCCCAAGAAGGCCAAGGCCGCCGCCAAGCCCAAGAAGGCGGCGAAGAGCCCAGCCAAGCCCAAGGCTGTGAAGCCGAAGGCGGCCAAGCCCAAAGCCGCCAAGCCCAAGGCAGCGAAGCCCAAGGCTGCCAAAGCGAAGAAAGCGGCCCCGAAAAAGAAGTAGGAAGTTGGCCTTTGAGAAGGCAGCAAAACCCCAAAGGCTCTTTTCAGAGCCACCCAGAGATTTCTGAAAAACAGCTGTACGCTCAGGTTGAACCCGTTAAGTTAAACCCTG
Protein-coding sequences here:
- the H1-5 gene encoding histone H1.5, translating into MSETAPAETAAPAPVEKSPAKKKATKKAAGGGAAKRKATGPPVSELITKAVAASKERNGLSLAALKKALAAAGYDVEKNNSRIKLGLKSLVSKGTLVQTKGTGASGSFKLNKKAASGEAKPKAKKAGAAKAKKPSGATPKKPKKAAGAKKAVKKTPKKAKKPAAAGVKKVAKSPKKAKAAAKPKKAAKSPAKPKAVKPKAAKPKAAKPKAAKPKAAKAKKAAPKKK